One Vallitalea pronyensis genomic region harbors:
- a CDS encoding B-box zinc finger protein: MPWCPKCSCEYEDGVLRCADCDVDLVSREEDIVDWQLLVKAKRQEDADEVMDYLKYSGMEKVNHEVVEDEEMEESMIAIYVSAKDMEKARKCLKGYMMSKAVEKQEAEAEQEDDEEEIVNAYETENFQDDTLVKDLKSSTYTFGIVGVALLIASVLTFTEVITISFSDRYLFSGLMLVIALSFIGVAIHSGKRISSETAHMTNRDQSISDMLSWFETNHDPQSYLTASAWYQEGMDEGAIYYKMMDQLKEEMSKQFPDKEQKIVNSAAEIIFEKMMNDR, from the coding sequence ATGCCATGGTGTCCAAAGTGCAGTTGTGAGTATGAAGATGGGGTTCTACGCTGTGCAGATTGTGACGTGGACCTTGTGTCACGTGAAGAAGATATTGTCGATTGGCAATTGTTAGTGAAAGCTAAGCGACAAGAAGATGCAGATGAGGTAATGGATTACCTTAAGTATTCGGGTATGGAGAAAGTAAACCATGAGGTCGTCGAAGATGAAGAGATGGAAGAATCCATGATTGCTATCTATGTATCGGCTAAAGATATGGAGAAAGCTAGGAAATGCCTTAAAGGTTATATGATGAGTAAGGCAGTAGAAAAGCAGGAAGCTGAAGCAGAGCAAGAAGATGATGAAGAAGAGATTGTAAACGCATATGAAACAGAAAATTTTCAAGATGATACACTTGTAAAAGATTTAAAGTCCAGTACCTATACATTTGGTATTGTAGGGGTAGCACTTTTAATCGCCAGTGTGTTAACCTTCACCGAGGTAATCACCATCAGCTTTAGTGATCGGTATTTATTTTCAGGACTCATGTTAGTTATTGCACTATCATTCATAGGTGTTGCCATTCATAGTGGTAAACGCATCAGCTCAGAAACAGCCCACATGACGAATCGGGATCAGAGCATATCGGATATGTTGTCATGGTTTGAGACAAATCATGATCCACAAAGTTATCTTACAGCGTCAGCATGGTATCAAGAAGGTATGGATGAAGGAGCTATCTATTATAAAATGATGGACCAGTTAAAAGAAGAAATGTCAAAACAGTTTCCAGATAAAGAACAAAAAATCGTTAATTCAGCAGCAGAAATTATCTTTGAAAAGATGATGAATGACAGATAG
- a CDS encoding ribosomal maturation YjgA family protein, which translates to MSVRWKYAVAFICLFLIEIIIALYVDDLWVRPYIGDVLVVILLYTLIRSFTEKPKRYLPIYLFLFASGIELLQYVKWVTFLGLQENHVLATIMGTTFDVKDIGCYAIGTLLLMVWEIKWSSK; encoded by the coding sequence ATGAGCGTTCGATGGAAATATGCTGTAGCATTTATTTGTTTATTCTTAATTGAAATTATAATTGCGTTATATGTGGATGACCTATGGGTTAGACCCTATATAGGTGATGTGTTAGTTGTGATACTCTTGTATACATTGATAAGAAGTTTTACAGAGAAGCCTAAGCGCTATTTGCCGATTTACTTGTTCCTATTTGCTAGTGGTATTGAATTATTACAGTATGTTAAGTGGGTAACGTTCCTTGGCTTACAAGAAAATCATGTCTTAGCAACCATTATGGGAACAACGTTTGATGTAAAAGATATAGGGTGTTACGCTATAGGCACACTTTTACTGATGGTTTGGGAAATAAAATGGTCGAGTAAGTAG
- a CDS encoding LacI family DNA-binding transcriptional regulator, translating to MKKITLKDIAKEAGVSVATVSYVLNNKTNQKINIKTRERILEVAYELNYVPNIAARTLVSNKSSLVGIIIVTSHQEKPWQKFLYTDFIHALQKILIKHNYDLVLSTTSVLKPQIDMISKRELEGVLLLDVRGDMFYKLSTKISAPLIVIDSLIDDDYFYKVTWHFTKAIHRIKKVWKEDLFLVTHKFNNDKLMDAIKSGFDKASIYEMESVEGLQAFLQKNSHRKGVIINEYIGAIASRYMDSHQFYVIAICGSEYLLEDHEKTVVFSNQKKAKAVANELFKLIGEQYDPKKYIYVNPNKT from the coding sequence ATGAAAAAAATAACTTTAAAGGATATCGCAAAGGAAGCAGGTGTTTCAGTGGCAACTGTTTCCTACGTGCTGAACAATAAAACCAATCAGAAGATTAACATTAAAACCAGGGAAAGGATTTTGGAGGTAGCATATGAACTTAATTACGTACCCAATATAGCTGCCCGAACCCTTGTTAGTAATAAGTCGTCATTAGTTGGTATTATTATTGTAACAAGCCATCAGGAAAAACCTTGGCAAAAATTTTTATACACGGATTTCATTCATGCTTTACAAAAGATTTTGATTAAGCATAACTATGATCTTGTGTTAAGTACCACCAGTGTGTTAAAACCACAAATAGACATGATATCCAAAAGAGAATTAGAAGGTGTCTTGTTACTGGATGTGAGGGGCGATATGTTTTATAAATTATCCACAAAGATATCAGCACCATTGATTGTAATCGATAGCCTCATTGATGACGACTACTTTTATAAAGTGACATGGCATTTTACAAAAGCCATTCACCGGATAAAAAAGGTCTGGAAAGAAGATTTGTTCTTGGTAACCCATAAATTTAACAATGACAAACTCATGGATGCCATTAAAAGCGGGTTTGACAAAGCATCTATTTATGAGATGGAATCTGTGGAAGGTTTACAAGCATTCTTGCAAAAAAACAGCCATAGAAAAGGTGTCATTATTAACGAATACATTGGAGCCATTGCATCACGATACATGGATAGTCATCAGTTCTATGTGATAGCCATATGTGGAAGTGAATATCTACTAGAGGACCATGAAAAAACAGTGGTATTTAGTAATCAAAAGAAAGCGAAAGCAGTGGCCAATGAATTATTCAAATTAATAGGTGAGCAATATGATCCTAAGAAATATATTTATGTTAACCCGAATAAAACATAA
- a CDS encoding M3 family oligoendopeptidase — protein sequence MNMRWNLDKLYTSFDSEALQSDFELLPKLIQGMNNFIESAFTSTDDAKEKLEKYLQMYTQIKALTEKLYSYGELIYSVDTTNMAALKQIEKVENYIPQLTIIESKFKKWLNSVDDLDYIIASSDLLNEYEFILNHEKNLAKYLLSDEEEALIAEMQNTGSNAWSKLQDTVTSSLLVDYEDEQLPLSVIRNYAYDASAEKRKTAYEAELKAYQKIEQSSSACLNSIKGEVITLAKKRGYASPLEMTLINSRMDQETLDAMMTAIKEYLPYFHQYMKKKAQLLGYKKGLPFYDLCAPIGNVDLRYSFEEAKVFVVDNFYTFSKKLGDYANHAFDNQWIDAEPRPGKVGGAFCDYLHMIKESRIMTNFSGSLSDITTLAHELGHGYHGACLNDESDLNSDYPMPIAETASIFCETIVANAAIKEASDDEALVILEADIMGSSQTIVDIYSRYLFETELFNRRKNASLSVDELKEIMENAQKEAYGEGLDPDYLHPYMWACKPHYYFSDANFYNFPYAFGLLFAKGLYAKYLEIGDAFIPKYDALLTATGKHNVVDVLAIMDIDAHNPDFWRSSLEMIKKDIDKFLAL from the coding sequence ATGAACATGAGATGGAATCTAGATAAACTCTACACATCATTTGATTCTGAAGCTCTACAATCTGATTTTGAATTATTACCAAAACTTATCCAAGGTATGAACAATTTTATAGAATCAGCCTTTACATCAACAGACGATGCAAAAGAGAAATTGGAAAAGTATCTTCAGATGTATACACAAATCAAAGCACTAACAGAAAAATTATACAGCTATGGTGAGCTCATTTACAGTGTTGATACGACGAATATGGCAGCTCTAAAGCAAATTGAAAAAGTCGAAAATTATATACCACAGTTAACCATCATTGAATCAAAATTCAAGAAATGGTTAAATAGTGTGGATGATTTAGATTACATCATTGCATCCTCGGACCTTTTAAACGAATATGAATTTATTCTAAATCATGAAAAAAATCTAGCCAAGTATCTGCTTAGTGATGAAGAAGAAGCCCTAATTGCTGAAATGCAAAACACTGGTTCTAATGCTTGGTCAAAACTACAAGATACGGTAACTTCTTCACTTCTGGTGGATTATGAGGATGAACAATTACCATTATCTGTTATTCGTAATTATGCCTATGACGCATCTGCTGAGAAAAGAAAAACAGCTTATGAAGCGGAATTAAAAGCTTACCAAAAAATAGAACAATCATCATCGGCCTGCTTAAACAGTATCAAAGGCGAGGTCATTACCCTTGCTAAGAAACGAGGTTATGCATCACCACTTGAGATGACCCTGATTAATTCTCGCATGGATCAAGAAACGCTTGATGCTATGATGACAGCCATCAAAGAGTATTTACCTTATTTTCACCAATACATGAAGAAGAAGGCTCAACTATTAGGTTATAAAAAAGGTCTGCCATTCTACGACTTATGTGCACCTATTGGCAATGTAGACTTACGTTACAGCTTTGAAGAAGCGAAAGTCTTTGTCGTTGATAATTTTTATACGTTTAGTAAGAAATTAGGGGATTATGCGAATCATGCCTTTGACAACCAATGGATTGATGCCGAACCTCGTCCAGGAAAAGTAGGTGGCGCTTTTTGCGATTACCTTCATATGATAAAGGAAAGTCGAATCATGACTAACTTCTCTGGCAGTCTTAGTGATATAACAACTTTAGCTCATGAACTTGGTCATGGCTATCATGGTGCTTGTTTAAACGATGAGTCAGACTTAAATAGTGATTATCCCATGCCTATAGCCGAAACAGCTTCTATCTTCTGTGAAACAATTGTAGCCAATGCAGCTATAAAAGAAGCCTCAGATGATGAAGCCCTTGTTATTTTAGAAGCAGACATTATGGGTTCTAGCCAAACCATTGTTGATATCTATAGTCGTTACTTATTTGAAACAGAATTATTCAACCGAAGAAAAAATGCGTCTCTTTCCGTAGATGAGTTAAAGGAAATTATGGAAAATGCCCAAAAAGAAGCTTATGGAGAAGGTCTTGATCCTGACTATCTTCATCCTTATATGTGGGCGTGTAAACCTCATTATTATTTTTCTGATGCTAATTTCTATAATTTCCCATATGCCTTCGGTCTGCTTTTTGCAAAAGGTCTCTATGCAAAATACTTAGAAATAGGCGATGCGTTTATACCCAAGTATGATGCACTTCTTACAGCAACAGGTAAGCATAATGTTGTAGATGTTCTTGCAATTATGGACATTGATGCTCATAATCCTGATTTCTGGAGAAGTTCACTGGAAATGATTAAAAAGGACATTGACAAGTTTTTAGCACTTTAA